In Eublepharis macularius isolate TG4126 chromosome 4, MPM_Emac_v1.0, whole genome shotgun sequence, the following are encoded in one genomic region:
- the LOC129327566 gene encoding integrase/recombinase xerD homolog has protein sequence MQGVLCSVAPATLRAYSAALTRFLAFAGTAGGDGSWPTSQVVVLQYLVHLRGLGLSPRSMRRDLAALSFFSKAQGFPDPCSGFIVRRALTGWARLAPLPPDRRRPITLDILERVLHALPGLCWSPGEARLFRAAFMVAFYGAFRVSEIVAGSRSDTSGRALAASDLTCSPRLVTITLRRSKTDQRGRGSTVTLRAARRRVLCPVRAVRAFLDCRPPGPGPLFIHEDGSPLSRYQFSSVLRACLLAAGLPPMQFGSHSFRIGAATVAAGLGLPPSVIQSIGRWRSSAFRSYIRPTGEASH, from the coding sequence ATGCAGGGAGTATTGTGCTCGGTGGCCCCGGCCACCCTCCGGGCGTATTCGGCAGCTCTCACCCGCTTCCTGGCTTTTGCTGGAACCGCTGGGGGTGATGGGTCTTGGCCCACCTCTCAGGTCGTCGTCCTGCAGTACCTAGTGCATCTCAGGGGTTTGGGGCTTTCCCCTCGCTCCATGCGGAGAGATTTAGCAGCCCTCTCCTTTTTCAGTAAGGCCCAGGGCTTCCCCGACCCTTGCAGCGGGTTCATTGTCCGCCGGGCCCTTACGGGCTGGGCCAGGCTCGCCCCGCTTCCCCCGGACCGCAGGCGCCCCATCACACTGGACATCCTCGAGCGCGTGCTTCACGCTCTGCCCGGCCTTTGTTGGTCCCCAGGCGAGGCCCGGCTCTTTCGCGCCGCCTTCATGGTAGCCTTTTACGGTGCTTTCCGGGTTAGCGAGATCGTGGCTGGTTCCCGTTCCGACACCTCAGGCCGCGCCCTGGCAGCCTCGGACCTGACCTGTTCCCCCCGCCTCGTGACCATCACCCTGCGACGTTCCAAGACCGACCAGCGCGGCCGAGGGTCCACCGTCACGCTGCGGGCAGCTAGGCGCCGGGTGCTTTGCCCGGTTCGAGCGGTCAGGGCCTTCCTGGATTGCCGCCCCCCCGGCCCCGGGCCCCTCTTTATACATGAGGACGGGTCCCCCCTCTCTCGGTACCAGTTCTCCTCGGTGCTCAGGGCTTGCCTGCTGGCCGCGGGGCTTCCCCCCATGCAGTTTGGCTCACATTCATTTCGCATAGGGGCGGCAACCGTGGCCGCTGGCTTGGGGCTCCCACCGTCGGTCATTCAGTCCATCGGGCGCTGGCGCTCCAGCGCTTTCCGTTCCTATATTCGCCCCACCGGGGAGGCCTCGCACTAA